One Triplophysa rosa linkage group LG9, Trosa_1v2, whole genome shotgun sequence genomic window carries:
- the eif4eb gene encoding eukaryotic translation initiation factor 4eb gives MRPVSDSRKMATAEPEINSNSCKSEEDNSEQTDQEIVSPESYIKHPLQNRWCLWFFKNDKSKTWQANLRLISKFDTVEDFWALYNHIQLSSHLMSGCDYSLFKDGIEPMWEDERNKRGGRWLLTLNKQQRKYDLDRFWLETLLCLIGEAFDDYSDGVCGAVVNIRTKGDKIAVWTTDYENRDGITHIGRVYKERLGIPMNMTIGYQSHADTATKSGSTTKNKFVV, from the exons ATGAGGCCTGTGAGCGACTCACGTAAAATGGCGACTGCGGAGCCG GAAATAAACTCAAATTCTTGTAAGAGTGAGGAGGACAACTCTGAACAGACTGACCAGGAGATTGTCAGCCCTGAGAGCTACATCAAACACCCACTACAGAACAG GTGGTGTTTATGGTTCTTTAAAAACGACAAGAGCAAAACATGGCAGGCAAATCTCAGACTGATCTCCAAATTCGACACAGTAGAGGATTTTTGGGC GCTTTATAACCACATTCAGCTCTCCAGTCATTTGATGTCAGGTTGTGACTACTCATTGTTCAAG GATGGTATTGAGCCCATGTGGGAGGATGAGAGAAATAAAAGAGGAGGCCGCTGGCTACTCACTCTCAACaagcagcagagaaaatatGACCTGGACCGCTTTTGGTTGGAAACT CTGCTGTGCCTCATCGGAGAGGCTTTTGATGACTACAGCGATGGGGTGTGTGGCGCTGTAGTCAACATCCGAACAAAAGGTGATAAAATTGCTGTTTGGACAACTGATTATGAAAACAGAGATGGTATAACACACATAGG GAGGGTGTACAAGGAACGGTTAGGAATCCCTATGAACATGACCATTGGCTACCAGTCTCATGCCGATACAGCCACAAAGAGTGGCTCTACAACTAAGAACAAATTTGTGGTATGA
- the lingo2b gene encoding leucine-rich repeat and immunoglobulin-like domain-containing nogo receptor-interacting protein 2b isoform X1, producing the protein MKVAMLFSTFACAVGFSLLSLLLFQSPAHACPARCECSVPTRSVSCHRRRLVQVPEGIPIETRALDLSKNRLRIVTPQNFSSLLLLEELDLSNNLLSSVEPNSFRAQPRLRVLRLRSNQLTLLPRGALAGLGELTLLDVSQNRLVILLDYGFEEQRRLRVLELSDNELVFIAPRAFSGLPSLRSLTLQRCNLSTVPTHALAHLHGLTSLRLRDLGIAELQAHAFKGLPRLKHLEVDRWPLLEGFPTSALQGLNLSSLYITHTNLTSVPVVTHLFYLTHLNLSYSRIRVLPAGWLRGMDRLEVVRVRQANLLIVEPQAFQGASLLRLLDLSYNRLSTLERAVFPASESLQSLLIGQNPLVCDCRLRWLLDRNPPLLYGEVQPECSSPAPLAGKLLRDLAENLISRYVICTKPRVVSMATYPAQAEEGQRAWLYCSAEGAPPPSVSWLTPHRRHITTKSTGRVVVHGNGSLEFRMAEPQDSGMYVCVASNPAGNTTLSVTLAVKTSGIRDRALYANRSFIFDPDYNSSLVNSTEEFTIRMVLDFTTILVSTAMGCLSFLGVVLFCFLLLFAWSRGKGKHRGSVDIQYVPRKRKGANSELTETSGPRRVNMKMI; encoded by the exons ATGAAA GTGGCCATGCTGTTCTCTACTTTCGCTTGTGCTGTGGGGTTCTCCCTCCTGTCACTCCTCCTCTTTCAGAGCCCCGCCCATGCCTGTCCTGCCCGCTGCGAGTGTTCTGTGCCCACCCGTTCCGTCTCATGCCATCGCAGACGGCTGGTGCAGGTCCCCGAGGGCATCCCTATAGAGACAAGGGCGTTGGACCTCAGTAAAAACCGTCTACGGATTGTGACGCCCCAAAACTTCTCCTCGCTGCTTCTGCTGGAGGAGCTGGATCTCAGCAACAACCTGTTGTCCTCCGTGGAGCCTAACAGCTTCCGCGCCCAGCCGCGGCTACGGGTGCTTCGACTGCGCAGCAACCAGCTGACCCTGCTGCCTCGAGGAGCGCTGGCCGGCCTCGGTGAGCTCACCCTGCTGGATGTCAGTCAGAACCGCCTTGTTATTCTGCTGGACTACGGCTTCGAGGAGCAGCGGAGACTGCGTGTTCTGGAGCTAAGTGATAATGAGCTGGTGTTTATTGCCCCACGGGCGTTCAGCGGCCTGCCATCCCTGCGCTCTCTGACGCTGCAGCGCTGCAACTTGAGCACGGTGCCCACGCACGCTCTCGCGCATCTGCATGGCCTGACCAGCCTGCGTTTGCGTGACCTGGGCATCGCCGAGCTTCAGGCACACGCTTTCAAGGGTCTTCCACGACTCAAGCATCTGGAGGTGGACCGCTGGCCTCTGTTAGAAGGGTTTCCCACATCAGCTTTGCAGGGGCTGAACCTCAGCTCGCTGTATATTACACACACCAACTTGACGTCCGTGCCGGTCGTGACGCACTTGTTTTATCTGACGCACCTCAATCTGTCGTACAGTCGTATACGGGTCCTGCCAGCGGGATGGTTGCGGGGAATGGACAGGTTGGAGGTCGTACGTGTGCGACAGGCCAACCTGCTCATCGTGGAGCCTCAGGCCTTCCAAGGAGCCTCCTTGCTACGACTTCTCGACCTTTCGTACAACCGTCTCTCCACGCTCGAAAGAGCCGTTTTTCCCGCTTCCGAGTCGTTGCAGAGTCTCCTGATTGGTCAGAATCCTTTAGTGTGCGACTGTCGCCTGCGTTGGCTGCTAGATAGGAATCCACCTTTGCTCTATGGGGAGGTTCAACCTGAATGTAGTTCGCCTGCCCCCCTGGCTGGGAAACTCCTAAGGGACCTGGCGGAAAATCTAATCTCTCGCTATGTTATCTGCACCAAGCCCAGGGTCGTCTCCATGGCAACATATCCGGCACAGGCGGAAGAAGGACAGAGAGCTTGGCTGTACTGCAGTGCGGAGGGTGCACCGCCTCCCTCGGTCTCATGGCTAACACCGCACAGACGCCACATTACCACAAAGAGTACCGGCAGAGTTGTCGTCCATGGCAACGGCTCACTTGAGTTTCGCATGGCAGAGCCTCAGGATAGCGGCATGTATGTGTGCGTGGCATCCAACCCGGCCGGAAACACTACTCTGTCTGTAACTCTCGCTGTGAAAACTTCTGGAATCAGAGACAGAGCGCTTTATGCCAACCGCAGCTTCATTTTTGACCCCGACTACAACAGTTCTCTGGTTAACAGCACTGAAGAGTTCACCATCAGGATGGTGTTGGACTTCACCACCATCTTGGTCTCCACGGCAATGGGCTGCCTCAGCTTCCTGggtgttgttttgttctgtttccTGTTGTTGTTCGCATGGAGCCGGGGCAAAGGGAAACACAGAGGAAGCGTGGATATTCAGTATGTTCCACGGAAGAGGAAAGGAGCGAATTCGGAACTTACAGAAACAAGCGGGCCCAGACGAGTCAACATGAAGATGATCTAA
- the fam241a gene encoding uncharacterized protein FAM241A, translating to MVLTLSVLSQVSVNSFVLFLSQKMSSTNRMVNDTEAHRHDGLSRTINHSGFRVQPAVRVPRHIEQNDLRVRARSHSASSTAEPQTAAGPTQEAPLVDDCERLGTLFGELNKCLRGIGFTQLYFGEKIVEPVVVLVFWLLLWFLGIQALGLVGTLCIVIIYIQK from the exons ATGGTACTCACCCTTTCGGTCCTATCTCAGGTCAGCGttaacagttttgttttgtttttaagccAAAAGATGTCAAGCACCAATCGTATGGTGAATGATACAGAGGCACACCGCCACGACGGCTTAAGCAGGACGATCAATCACAGCGGGTTTCGAGTTCAGCCTGCTGTCAGAGTTCCTAGACACATTGAACAG AATGACCTCAGGGTGAGGGCAAGATCACACAGTGCCTCCTCTACAGCAGAGCCACAGACAGCAGCAGGACCTACACAAGAGGCTCCACTGGTGGATGACTGCGAGAGACTGGGCACTCTGTTCGGAGAGCTGAATAAGTGTTTGAGGGGTATTGGCTTCACCCAGCTTTACTTTGGAGAGAAAATTGTGGAGCCTGTGGTTGTGCTGGTTTTTTGGTTGCTGCTCTGGTTTCTGGGTATACAAGCCCTTGGCCTTGTGGGAACTCTATGCATTGTTATCATTTATATCCAGAAATAA
- the LOC130559013 gene encoding alcohol dehydrogenase 1-like — MATAGKVIKCRAAVAWEPNAPLVIEEIEVAPPQEGEIRIKVIATGVCHTDLYHLFESQQKQGFPTVLGHEGAGVVESVGSGVTDFKPGDKVIPLFISQCGECRFCKHPKTNQCDRNWSSKRYDVMSDPTTRFTCRGKPILQFMGTSTFSEYTVLNQIAVTKIRDDAPLNRVCLLACGISTGYGAAVNTAGVTPGSVCAVFGLGAVGLAAVMGCKNAGASRIFAVDINEQKFEKAKVLGATDCVNPKAYDKPVSVVLAEMTDGGVDFSLECVGNTEVMRSALESCVKGWGVSVLVGWTDMSDFSARPIQLISGKTWKGSLFGGFKSKDGVPKLVHDYMSGKIKLDEFITHNMSLEQVNDAIKLMKTGECIRTILNISK; from the exons ATGGCCACTGCAGGGAAG GTGATTAAATGTCGGGCTGCTGTTGCCTGGGAGCCCAATGCTCCCCTGGTGATAGAGGAAATAGAGGTGGCGCCACCGCAGGAAGGAGAAATACGAATTAAG GTTATAGCTACAGGTGTGTGTCACACTGATCTTTATCACCTGTTTGAGAGCCAGCAGAAGCAGGGCTTCCCCACTGTGCTGGGTCACGAAGGGGCCGGTGTGGTGGAGAGTGTGGGATCTGGAGTCACCGACTTCAAACCAG GTGATAAAGTCATTCCGCTCTTCATCTCTCAGTGTGGAGAATGCAGGTTCTGCAAGCATCCAAAAACAAACCAGTGTGATCGCAACTg GTCAAGCAAGCGCTATGATGTGATGTCTGATCCCACCACCCGGTTCACCTGCCGCGGTAAACCCATCCTGCAGTTCATGGGCACCAGCACCTTCTCTGAGTACACTGTCCTGAATCAGATCGCTGTGACAAAGATCCGTGATGATGCCCCGCTCAACCGCGTGTGTCTGCTCGCCTGTGGCATCTCTACTGGCTATGGAGCTGCTGTCAACACAGCTGGA GTCACGCCAGGCTCAGTGTGTGCAGTATTCGGGCTGGGTGCGGTAGGCCTCGCCGCCGTCATGGGATGTAAAAACGCAGGAGCCTCTCGGATCTTTGCTGTGGATATCAACGAACAGAAGTTTGAGAAGGCAAAGGTCTTGGGTGCCACTGATTGTGTGAATCCGAAAGCGTACGATAAACCAGTCAGCGTGGTGCTAGCAGAGATGACCGATGGAGGGGTGGACTTCTCTCTGGAGTGTGTGGGCAACACGGAAGTAATG AGGAGTGCACTGGAGTCATGTGTTAAAGGTTGGGGTGTGAGCGTTCTGGTCGGGTGGACTGATATGTCAGACTTTTCTGCACGACCAATTCAGCTCATATCTGGGAAAACTTGGAAGGGTTCTCTGTTTGGAG GTTTTAAGAGCAAGGACGGTGTTCCAAAACTTGTTCACGACTACATGTCTGGCAAAATAAAGCTTGATGAGTTTATAACCCACAACATGAGTCTGGAGCAGGTCAATGATGCCATAAAACTTATGAAGACTGGAGAATG CATTCGGACCATCCTGAATATATCCAAATGA
- the lingo2b gene encoding leucine-rich repeat and immunoglobulin-like domain-containing nogo receptor-interacting protein 2b isoform X2, which produces MLFSTFACAVGFSLLSLLLFQSPAHACPARCECSVPTRSVSCHRRRLVQVPEGIPIETRALDLSKNRLRIVTPQNFSSLLLLEELDLSNNLLSSVEPNSFRAQPRLRVLRLRSNQLTLLPRGALAGLGELTLLDVSQNRLVILLDYGFEEQRRLRVLELSDNELVFIAPRAFSGLPSLRSLTLQRCNLSTVPTHALAHLHGLTSLRLRDLGIAELQAHAFKGLPRLKHLEVDRWPLLEGFPTSALQGLNLSSLYITHTNLTSVPVVTHLFYLTHLNLSYSRIRVLPAGWLRGMDRLEVVRVRQANLLIVEPQAFQGASLLRLLDLSYNRLSTLERAVFPASESLQSLLIGQNPLVCDCRLRWLLDRNPPLLYGEVQPECSSPAPLAGKLLRDLAENLISRYVICTKPRVVSMATYPAQAEEGQRAWLYCSAEGAPPPSVSWLTPHRRHITTKSTGRVVVHGNGSLEFRMAEPQDSGMYVCVASNPAGNTTLSVTLAVKTSGIRDRALYANRSFIFDPDYNSSLVNSTEEFTIRMVLDFTTILVSTAMGCLSFLGVVLFCFLLLFAWSRGKGKHRGSVDIQYVPRKRKGANSELTETSGPRRVNMKMI; this is translated from the coding sequence ATGCTGTTCTCTACTTTCGCTTGTGCTGTGGGGTTCTCCCTCCTGTCACTCCTCCTCTTTCAGAGCCCCGCCCATGCCTGTCCTGCCCGCTGCGAGTGTTCTGTGCCCACCCGTTCCGTCTCATGCCATCGCAGACGGCTGGTGCAGGTCCCCGAGGGCATCCCTATAGAGACAAGGGCGTTGGACCTCAGTAAAAACCGTCTACGGATTGTGACGCCCCAAAACTTCTCCTCGCTGCTTCTGCTGGAGGAGCTGGATCTCAGCAACAACCTGTTGTCCTCCGTGGAGCCTAACAGCTTCCGCGCCCAGCCGCGGCTACGGGTGCTTCGACTGCGCAGCAACCAGCTGACCCTGCTGCCTCGAGGAGCGCTGGCCGGCCTCGGTGAGCTCACCCTGCTGGATGTCAGTCAGAACCGCCTTGTTATTCTGCTGGACTACGGCTTCGAGGAGCAGCGGAGACTGCGTGTTCTGGAGCTAAGTGATAATGAGCTGGTGTTTATTGCCCCACGGGCGTTCAGCGGCCTGCCATCCCTGCGCTCTCTGACGCTGCAGCGCTGCAACTTGAGCACGGTGCCCACGCACGCTCTCGCGCATCTGCATGGCCTGACCAGCCTGCGTTTGCGTGACCTGGGCATCGCCGAGCTTCAGGCACACGCTTTCAAGGGTCTTCCACGACTCAAGCATCTGGAGGTGGACCGCTGGCCTCTGTTAGAAGGGTTTCCCACATCAGCTTTGCAGGGGCTGAACCTCAGCTCGCTGTATATTACACACACCAACTTGACGTCCGTGCCGGTCGTGACGCACTTGTTTTATCTGACGCACCTCAATCTGTCGTACAGTCGTATACGGGTCCTGCCAGCGGGATGGTTGCGGGGAATGGACAGGTTGGAGGTCGTACGTGTGCGACAGGCCAACCTGCTCATCGTGGAGCCTCAGGCCTTCCAAGGAGCCTCCTTGCTACGACTTCTCGACCTTTCGTACAACCGTCTCTCCACGCTCGAAAGAGCCGTTTTTCCCGCTTCCGAGTCGTTGCAGAGTCTCCTGATTGGTCAGAATCCTTTAGTGTGCGACTGTCGCCTGCGTTGGCTGCTAGATAGGAATCCACCTTTGCTCTATGGGGAGGTTCAACCTGAATGTAGTTCGCCTGCCCCCCTGGCTGGGAAACTCCTAAGGGACCTGGCGGAAAATCTAATCTCTCGCTATGTTATCTGCACCAAGCCCAGGGTCGTCTCCATGGCAACATATCCGGCACAGGCGGAAGAAGGACAGAGAGCTTGGCTGTACTGCAGTGCGGAGGGTGCACCGCCTCCCTCGGTCTCATGGCTAACACCGCACAGACGCCACATTACCACAAAGAGTACCGGCAGAGTTGTCGTCCATGGCAACGGCTCACTTGAGTTTCGCATGGCAGAGCCTCAGGATAGCGGCATGTATGTGTGCGTGGCATCCAACCCGGCCGGAAACACTACTCTGTCTGTAACTCTCGCTGTGAAAACTTCTGGAATCAGAGACAGAGCGCTTTATGCCAACCGCAGCTTCATTTTTGACCCCGACTACAACAGTTCTCTGGTTAACAGCACTGAAGAGTTCACCATCAGGATGGTGTTGGACTTCACCACCATCTTGGTCTCCACGGCAATGGGCTGCCTCAGCTTCCTGggtgttgttttgttctgtttccTGTTGTTGTTCGCATGGAGCCGGGGCAAAGGGAAACACAGAGGAAGCGTGGATATTCAGTATGTTCCACGGAAGAGGAAAGGAGCGAATTCGGAACTTACAGAAACAAGCGGGCCCAGACGAGTCAACATGAAGATGATCTAA